TTCGCCCTGCCCCTCTGCTTTTGCTACAAGCGTCAAAACGGTTCGGATCCGTTGCAGCGGTGAAAGTGCGCACATGCAGACTTACGACATCCTGATGACGATCATCCTGGTCGGCGCAACCCTTCTGGGCGCGATCCGTGGATTTGCATGGCAACTCGCTTCGATCGCTTCCATCGTCGTCAGCTATGCCGTCGCGTACCACTATCGCGAACCGTTCAGCCAGAACATTCATGCTGCGCCGCCTTGGAATCAATTCCTGGCGATGTTCATCCTGTTCGTCGGCACATCCTTCGTCATCTGGGTCGCACTGCGAATGGTCAGCGGAATGATCGACCGAATGCGGCTGAAAGAATTCGACCGCCAGATCGGAGCTCTCTTTGGACTCGCCAAAGGAGCTCTGCTGTGCACGATCATCACGCTCTTCGCGGTCACGCTTTTTGGCGAACGAACTCAGCGAGCGATCGTGGCCAGCGAGAGCGGCCGATTGATCGCACGCGTGCTCGCCGAATCCAACTCGATCATGCCGCCGGAACTGAACACGGTCGTCCGACCCTATTTGGACCAATTCGGTGATCAGCCAGACTCAGACGAATCTTGGCTGTCGCGATCCCAAACGCCACCGAACGTCGATCCAAATTGGAACAATCAGAACGCTCAACCAGCGAATGACTTCGCGCCGCAAAACGGCTTTCAGCAAGCTCAAAACAGCCCGCGAACACAGCAGCCTTTCGGCGGCTTTGGCGGAGGCTCAACATCAACCGCTAGCTCGACACCCAACGCCGCCGCGAGCCCGCAACAGCAGGCGCCGACATGGCGACAATCCGCGACGCCGCGATGGCAAACTCCGCGACGATGATCGCTCGGCCGGCGTTCAAAACGCGACAGCGAAACGATCGCAATTTTGAATTCGCAAGGACGGCGAAAATCCGCGACGCCGCGATGGCAAACTCCGCGACGATGATCGCTCGGCCGGCGTTCAAAACGCGACAGCGAAACGATCGCAATTTTGAATTCGCAAGGACGGCGAAAATCCGCGACGCCGCGATGGCAAACTCCGCGACGATGATCGCTCGGCCGGCGTTCAAAACGCGACAGCGAAACGATCGCAATTTTGAATTCGCAAGGACGGCGAACGATCGGGGCGGGGCGTCCTCCAGATCACCGGCGCCCAGACATCTGCAACGTCACGAAACCAAACCCCAGACGCAAAACACGCCTGAAACACTGGTTTTACGCACCTCGAATACAACATAAGGGGCATTATCGGACGTTGCGGGGCGGTCGAAATCCGCCCTGATTCGCCGTGCGGATCCTAACGCGAGCCCTCCGTACGGCGAGACCGGGCGGCTCGCGCCGCTCCGCTGAAAGAC
The nucleotide sequence above comes from Rhodopirellula bahusiensis. Encoded proteins:
- a CDS encoding CvpA family protein, translated to MQTYDILMTIILVGATLLGAIRGFAWQLASIASIVVSYAVAYHYREPFSQNIHAAPPWNQFLAMFILFVGTSFVIWVALRMVSGMIDRMRLKEFDRQIGALFGLAKGALLCTIITLFAVTLFGERTQRAIVASESGRLIARVLAESNSIMPPELNTVVRPYLDQFGDQPDSDESWLSRSQTPPNVDPNWNNQNAQPANDFAPQNGFQQAQNSPRTQQPFGGFGGGSTSTASSTPNAAASPQQQAPTWRQSATPRWQTPRR